A portion of the Lolium rigidum isolate FL_2022 chromosome 1, APGP_CSIRO_Lrig_0.1, whole genome shotgun sequence genome contains these proteins:
- the LOC124684427 gene encoding uncharacterized protein LOC124684427 codes for MDLYVFATPYRIGWDYYTTAHQHTFEIKSWEDAGEMEYVKQHGIAIFLMPSGLLGTLLSLVDVIPLFSNTVWGQNANLAFLQKRMGASFEKRSQPWSANIRKDDVHSGDFLALSKIRGRWGGFQTLEKWVTGAFAGHTAVCLKDENGTLWIAESGYENKKGEEIIAVVPWDEWWGMALKDDSNPQVALLPLHPDVRAKFNESSAWEFARGMYGKPYGYHNMIFSWIDTMSENYPPPLDANLVMAAMSMWSRLQPRYASNMWNEALNKRLGTEQLDLHGIITETEKRGMSFNQLLTIPEQDEWEYSDGKSTTCVAFILSMYKAAGVFAPFTESIQVTEFTIRDAYMLRMFEDNRTRLPGWCNGDADGLPFCQILGEYKMELPEYNTIEPYANMNENCPSSPPTYNRPMRC; via the exons ATGGATCTGTATGTATTTGCAACGCCATACAGGATAGGATGGGATTACTACACTACGGCGCATCAACACACCTTCGAGATCAAATCGTGGGAAGATGCGGGAGAAATGGAATAT GTAAAGCAGCATGGAATCGCTATTTTTCTCATGCCGTCTGGTCTGCTTGGGACATTGCTATCCCTGGTCGATGTCATACCTCTGTTTTCCAATACTGTCTGGGGACAGAACGCCAACTTGGCCTTTCTGCAGAAGCGCATGGGAGCTTCGTTTGAGAAGCGTTCCCAGCCTTGGTCTGCTAACATAAGGAAAGATGATGTGCACTCTGGTGATTTCCTTGCTCTTTCCAAGATTCGAGGACGGTGGGGTGGGTTTCAGACATTGGAGAAATGGGTGACCGGTGCATTTGCTGGGCATACCGCGGTTTGCTTGAAAGATGAGAACGGCACTCTCTGGATTGCAGAGTCAGGCTATGAAAACAAAAAG GGTGAGGAAATCATTGCTGTAGTTCCATGGGATGAATGGTGGGGAATGGCCCTTAAAGATGACTCAAATCCTCAGGTTGCATTGTTGCCGTTACACCCTGATGTGCGGGCCAAGTTCAATGAAAGTAGTGCATGGGAATTTGCTCGAGGCATGTACGGAAAGCCATATGGCTATCATAATATGATATTCAGTTGGATTGATACAATGTCGGAAAATTACCCACCACCTCTTGATGCTAACCTG GTAATGGCTGCTATGTCAATGTGGAGCCGATTACAACCACGCTATGCTTCTAACATGTGGAATGAAGCCCTTAATAAACGACTTGGGACTGAG CAACTGGATCTTCACGGGATCATCACGGAGACAGAGAAACGGGGCATGTCATTCAACCAGCTGCTCACCATACCAGAGCAAGACGAGTGGGAATACAGCGATGGCAAGTCGACAACCTGTGTCGCCTTCATCCTCTCCATGTACAAGGCGGCTGGTGTGTTCGCTCCCTTCACGGAGTCGATCCAGGTCACAGAATTCACT ATTCGGGACGCATACATGCTGAGGATGTTTGAGGACAACCGGACGAGGCTGCCAGGGTGGTGCAACGGCGACGCGGACGGGCTCCCCTTTTGCCAGATCCTCGGGGAGTACAAGATGGAGCTCCCGGAGTACAACACCATCGAGCCCTATGCCAACATGAACGAAAACTGTCCATCCTCACCGCCGACATACAACAGGCCGATGCGATGTTGA